A stretch of the Meles meles chromosome 19, mMelMel3.1 paternal haplotype, whole genome shotgun sequence genome encodes the following:
- the ARHGEF1 gene encoding rho guanine nucleotide exchange factor 1 isoform X3 gives MPSTLLSANPVEPMEAEDIARGLAPGPPRPGLVPVSIIGAEDEDFENELETNAEEHNSQFQSLEQVKRRPAHLMAFLQHVALQFEPGPLLCCLHADMLASLGPKEAKKAFLDFYHSFLDKTAVLRVPVPPTVSFELDRTRPDLLSEDVQRHFVQDVVQNQQATVSRLLEDFRSKRLMGMTPWEHDLTQLEAWVGRDRASFEARERHLAERLLTHLEEMQHTISPDEEKSAAVVSAISLYMRHLGVRTKSGDKKPGRNFFRKKMMGNRRSDEPTKTKKGLSILLDAARWNRGEPQAPDFRHLKVESDAEKPGLTERRGGLGVPSRDRNVGAPGQDVPGVSPHPLSGDSPDREPGVDASPELGDPPPQGLASLEPLAPPESTEEGADTERLSGRLGRSESLRVSDRRRPSRGSLGAKGRGGGRSRSDVDMDPSSATAVLGPTRRATPEPGDEGDPARSGLELEPEEPPGWRELVPLGTLHSLPKSQVKRQEVISELLVTEAAHVRMLRVLHDLFYQPMLEGGFFSLEELQNIFPSLDELIEVHSLFLDRLMKLRQDSGYLIEEIGDVLLARFDGAEGSWFQKISSRFCSRQSFALEQLKAKQRKEPRFCAFVQEAESRPRCRRLQLKDMIPTEMQRLTKYPLLLQSIGQNTEEPAEREKVELAAECCREILHHVNQAVRDMEDLLRLKDYQKRLDLSHLRQSSDPMLSEFKNLDITKKKLVHEGPLTWRVTKDKAVEVHVLLLDDLLLLLQRQDERLLLKSHSRTLTPTPDGKTMLRPVLRLTSAITREVATDHKAFYVLFTWDQEAQIYELVAQTVSERKNWCSLITETAGSLKVPAPASRSKPRPSPSSTREPLLSSSENGNGGGREMPPADGRTERILSMLLPYSRPGPEGQLAAKALEKVMSLKQLLFPLEEDSGAGPPREGDGVPGGGSQSQDQTQEIREKLLSLEETMKQLEEVEEEFCRLRLLLSQLGENAAPQPGCT, from the exons CCCTGTGGAGCCCATGGAGGCAGAGGACATCGCCCGCGGGCTG GCCCCAGGACCACCGCGGCCTGGCCTGGTGCCAGTCAGCATCATTGGGGCTGAGGATGAGGATTTTGAGAATGAGCTGGAGACG AACGCAGAGGAGCACAACAGCCAATTCCAGAGCCTGGAGCAGGTGAAGCGGCGGCCTGCCCACCTCATGGCCTTCCTGCAGCATGTGGCCTTGCAGTTTGAACCGGGACCCCTG ctcTGCTGCCTGCACGCAGACATGCTGGCTTCCCTGGGTCCCAAAGAGGCCAAGAAGGCCTTCCTCGACTTCTACCATAGCTTCCTGGACAAGACTGCG GTTTTGCGGGTGCCGGTCCCTCCCACTGTCTCCTTCGAACTTG ACCGCACGCGACCCGACCTCCTCTCCGAGGATGTCCAGCGGCACTTTGTGCAGGACGTGGTGCAGAACCAGCAGGCCACCGTCAGCCGGCTGCTGGAGGACTTCCGCTCCAAGCGGCTCATGGGCATGACACCCTGGGAGCACGACCTGACCCAGCTGGAGGCCTGGGTTGGGCGGGACCGTGCCAGCTTTGAGGCCCGGGAGCGGCACCTGGCCGAGCGGCTACTGACCCACCTGGAGGAGATGCA ACACACCATCTCTCCCGATGAGGAAAAGAG TGCCGCTGTGGTCAGTGCCATCAGCCTGTACATGCGCCACCTTGGGGTGCGGACCAAGAGCGGGGACAAGAAGCCGGGGAGGAATTTCTTCCGAAAAAAG aTGATGGGGAATCGGCGGTCAGATGAGCCAACCAAGACCAAGAAAGGCCTGAGCATCTTACTGGACGCCGCCCGCTGGAACCGGGGCGAGCCTCAGG CCCCCGATTTCCGACACCTCAAAGTCGAGTCTGATG CTGAGAAGCCAGGCCTTACGGAAAGGAGGGGAGGCCTAGGGGTGCCCTCCCGGGACCGGAACGTCGGGGCTCCTGGGCAGGACGTCCCTGGAGTTTCTCCGCACCCTCTGTCTGGCGACAGCCCCGACCGGGAACCCG GTGTTGATGCCTCACCAGAGCTGGGGGACCCACCGCCGCAGGGCCTGGCCAGCCTGGAGCCCCTGGCGCCCCCAGAGAGCACCGAGGAGGGTGCTGACACAGAGAG GCTATCGGGGCGTCTGGGGCGCTCAGAGAGCCTGCGGGTGAGTGACCGCCGCCGGCCTTCCCGGGGCAGCCTCGGGGCTaagggccggggtgggggccgCTCCCGGAGTGACGTGGACAtggaccccagctctgccacagcCGTGCTTGGCCCTACCCGACGAGCCAC CCCTGAGCCTGGAGACGAAGGCGACCCGGCACGGTCAGGACTAGAGCTAGAACCAGAAGAGCCCCCTGGCTGGCGGGAACTTGTCCCACTCGGCACCCTGCACAGCCTGCCCAAGAGCCAGGTGAAGCGGCAGGAGGTCATCAGTG AGCTGCTGGTGACCGAGGCCGCCCATGTGCGCATGCTCCGGGTGCTGCATGACCTTTTCTACCAGCCCATGTTAGAAGGAGGCTTCTTCTCCCTGGAGGAGCTCCAGAACATCTTCCCCAGCCTGGACGAGCTCATCGAGGTGCATT CCCTGTTCCTCGATCGACTGATGAAGCTCAGGCAGGATAGTGGCTACCTCATTGAGGAGATCGGAGACGTGCTGCTGGCTCGG TTTGATGGTGCCGAAGGCAGCTGGTTCCAGAAAATCTCCTCCCGCTTCTGCAGCCGCCAGTCATTTGCCTTAGAGCAGCTCAAAGCCAAGCAACGCAAGGAGCCTCGGTTCTGTGCCTTTGTGCAG GAGGCGGAGAGCCGCCCCCGGTGCCGCCGCCTGCAGCTGAAGGATATGATCCCCACAGAGATGCAGCGTCTGACCAAGTACCCGCTGCTCCTCCAGAGCATCGGGCAGAACACAG AAGAGCCAGCGGAACGAGAGAAAGTGGAACTGGCAGCTGAGTGCTGCCGAGAAATTCTGCACCACGTCAACCAGGCCGTGCGTGACATGGAGGACCTGCTG CGACTCAAGGATTATCAGAAGCGCCTGGACTTGTCCCACCTACGTCAGAGCAGCGACCCCATGCTGAGCGAGTTCAAG AACCTGGACATCACCAAGAAGAAGTTGGTGCATGAGGGCCCGCTGACGTGGCGGGTGACGAAGGACAAGGCTGTGG AGGTCCACGTGCTGCTGCTGGACgacctgctgctgctgctccagcGCCAGGACGAGCGGCTGCTGCTCAAGTCCCACAGCCGGACGCTGACACCCACGCCCGACGGCAAGACCATGCTGCGGCCAGTGCTGCGGCTCACGTCCGCCATCACCCGCGAGGTGGCCACGG atCACAAAGCCTTTTATGTCCTTTTTACGTGGGACCAGGAGGCACAGATCTATGAACTGGTGGCCCAGACCGTGTCGGAACGGAAGAA CTGGTGTTCCCTCATCACGGAGACTGCTGGATCCTTGAAGGTTCCTGCTCCTGCCTCTCGCTCCAAACCCCGGCCCAGCCCCAGCAG CACCCGAGAGCCCCTACTCAGCAGCTCGGAGAACGGCAACGGCGGTGGCCGAGAGATGCCCCCAGCGGACG GCCGGACAGAAAGGATCCTCAGCATGCTCCTGCCCTACTCCAGGCCCGGCCCCGAGGGCCAGCTCGCTGCCAAAGCCCTGGAGAAAG TGATGTCCCTGAAGCAGCTCCTGTTTCCCTTGGAGGAAGACAGCGGGGCGGGGCCTCCCCGTGAAGGGGACGGGGTCCCAGGGGGCGGCTCCCAGAGCCAGGACCAGACCCAGGAGATTCGGGAGAAGCTGCTCAGCCTGGAGGAGACCATGAAACAGCTGGAG gaggtggaggaggaattTTGTCGCCTGCGACTCCTCCTGTCTCAGCTCGGGGAGAACGCTGCCCCCCAGCCTGGCTGTACCTGA
- the ARHGEF1 gene encoding rho guanine nucleotide exchange factor 1 isoform X2 → MPSTLLSANPVEPMEAEDIARGLAPGPPRPGLVPVSIIGAEDEDFENELETNAEEHNSQFQSLEQVKRRPAHLMAFLQHVALQFEPGPLLCCLHADMLASLGPKEAKKAFLDFYHSFLDKTAVLRVPVPPTVSFELDRTRPDLLSEDVQRHFVQDVVQNQQATVSRLLEDFRSKRLMGMTPWEHDLTQLEAWVGRDRASFEARERHLAERLLTHLEEMQHTISPDEEKSAAVVSAISLYMRHLGVRTKSGDKKPGRNFFRKKMMGNRRSDEPTKTKKGLSILLDAARWNRGEPQAPDFRHLKVESDAEKPGLTERRGGLGVPSRDRNVGAPGQDVPGVSPHPLSGDSPDREPGVDASPELGDPPPQGLASLEPLAPPESTEEGADTERWKRLSGRLGRSESLRVSDRRRPSRGSLGAKGRGGGRSRSDVDMDPSSATAVLGPTRRATPEPGDEGDPARSGLELEPEEPPGWRELVPLGTLHSLPKSQVKRQEVISELLVTEAAHVRMLRVLHDLFYQPMLEGGFFSLEELQNIFPSLDELIEVHSLFLDRLMKLRQDSGYLIEEIGDVLLARFDGAEGSWFQKISSRFCSRQSFALEQLKAKQRKEPRFCAFVQEAESRPRCRRLQLKDMIPTEMQRLTKYPLLLQSIGQNTEEPAEREKVELAAECCREILHHVNQAVRDMEDLLRLKDYQKRLDLSHLRQSSDPMLSEFKNLDITKKKLVHEGPLTWRVTKDKAVEVHVLLLDDLLLLLQRQDERLLLKSHSRTLTPTPDGKTMLRPVLRLTSAITREVATDHKAFYVLFTWDQEAQIYELVAQTVSERKNWCSLITETAGSLKVPAPASRSKPRPSPSSTREPLLSSSENGNGGGREMPPADGRTERILSMLLPYSRPGPEGQLAAKALEKVMSLKQLLFPLEEDSGAGPPREGDGVPGGGSQSQDQTQEIREKLLSLEETMKQLEEVEEEFCRLRLLLSQLGENAAPQPGCT, encoded by the exons CCCTGTGGAGCCCATGGAGGCAGAGGACATCGCCCGCGGGCTG GCCCCAGGACCACCGCGGCCTGGCCTGGTGCCAGTCAGCATCATTGGGGCTGAGGATGAGGATTTTGAGAATGAGCTGGAGACG AACGCAGAGGAGCACAACAGCCAATTCCAGAGCCTGGAGCAGGTGAAGCGGCGGCCTGCCCACCTCATGGCCTTCCTGCAGCATGTGGCCTTGCAGTTTGAACCGGGACCCCTG ctcTGCTGCCTGCACGCAGACATGCTGGCTTCCCTGGGTCCCAAAGAGGCCAAGAAGGCCTTCCTCGACTTCTACCATAGCTTCCTGGACAAGACTGCG GTTTTGCGGGTGCCGGTCCCTCCCACTGTCTCCTTCGAACTTG ACCGCACGCGACCCGACCTCCTCTCCGAGGATGTCCAGCGGCACTTTGTGCAGGACGTGGTGCAGAACCAGCAGGCCACCGTCAGCCGGCTGCTGGAGGACTTCCGCTCCAAGCGGCTCATGGGCATGACACCCTGGGAGCACGACCTGACCCAGCTGGAGGCCTGGGTTGGGCGGGACCGTGCCAGCTTTGAGGCCCGGGAGCGGCACCTGGCCGAGCGGCTACTGACCCACCTGGAGGAGATGCA ACACACCATCTCTCCCGATGAGGAAAAGAG TGCCGCTGTGGTCAGTGCCATCAGCCTGTACATGCGCCACCTTGGGGTGCGGACCAAGAGCGGGGACAAGAAGCCGGGGAGGAATTTCTTCCGAAAAAAG aTGATGGGGAATCGGCGGTCAGATGAGCCAACCAAGACCAAGAAAGGCCTGAGCATCTTACTGGACGCCGCCCGCTGGAACCGGGGCGAGCCTCAGG CCCCCGATTTCCGACACCTCAAAGTCGAGTCTGATG CTGAGAAGCCAGGCCTTACGGAAAGGAGGGGAGGCCTAGGGGTGCCCTCCCGGGACCGGAACGTCGGGGCTCCTGGGCAGGACGTCCCTGGAGTTTCTCCGCACCCTCTGTCTGGCGACAGCCCCGACCGGGAACCCG GTGTTGATGCCTCACCAGAGCTGGGGGACCCACCGCCGCAGGGCCTGGCCAGCCTGGAGCCCCTGGCGCCCCCAGAGAGCACCGAGGAGGGTGCTGACACAGAGAG ATGGAAGAG GCTATCGGGGCGTCTGGGGCGCTCAGAGAGCCTGCGGGTGAGTGACCGCCGCCGGCCTTCCCGGGGCAGCCTCGGGGCTaagggccggggtgggggccgCTCCCGGAGTGACGTGGACAtggaccccagctctgccacagcCGTGCTTGGCCCTACCCGACGAGCCAC CCCTGAGCCTGGAGACGAAGGCGACCCGGCACGGTCAGGACTAGAGCTAGAACCAGAAGAGCCCCCTGGCTGGCGGGAACTTGTCCCACTCGGCACCCTGCACAGCCTGCCCAAGAGCCAGGTGAAGCGGCAGGAGGTCATCAGTG AGCTGCTGGTGACCGAGGCCGCCCATGTGCGCATGCTCCGGGTGCTGCATGACCTTTTCTACCAGCCCATGTTAGAAGGAGGCTTCTTCTCCCTGGAGGAGCTCCAGAACATCTTCCCCAGCCTGGACGAGCTCATCGAGGTGCATT CCCTGTTCCTCGATCGACTGATGAAGCTCAGGCAGGATAGTGGCTACCTCATTGAGGAGATCGGAGACGTGCTGCTGGCTCGG TTTGATGGTGCCGAAGGCAGCTGGTTCCAGAAAATCTCCTCCCGCTTCTGCAGCCGCCAGTCATTTGCCTTAGAGCAGCTCAAAGCCAAGCAACGCAAGGAGCCTCGGTTCTGTGCCTTTGTGCAG GAGGCGGAGAGCCGCCCCCGGTGCCGCCGCCTGCAGCTGAAGGATATGATCCCCACAGAGATGCAGCGTCTGACCAAGTACCCGCTGCTCCTCCAGAGCATCGGGCAGAACACAG AAGAGCCAGCGGAACGAGAGAAAGTGGAACTGGCAGCTGAGTGCTGCCGAGAAATTCTGCACCACGTCAACCAGGCCGTGCGTGACATGGAGGACCTGCTG CGACTCAAGGATTATCAGAAGCGCCTGGACTTGTCCCACCTACGTCAGAGCAGCGACCCCATGCTGAGCGAGTTCAAG AACCTGGACATCACCAAGAAGAAGTTGGTGCATGAGGGCCCGCTGACGTGGCGGGTGACGAAGGACAAGGCTGTGG AGGTCCACGTGCTGCTGCTGGACgacctgctgctgctgctccagcGCCAGGACGAGCGGCTGCTGCTCAAGTCCCACAGCCGGACGCTGACACCCACGCCCGACGGCAAGACCATGCTGCGGCCAGTGCTGCGGCTCACGTCCGCCATCACCCGCGAGGTGGCCACGG atCACAAAGCCTTTTATGTCCTTTTTACGTGGGACCAGGAGGCACAGATCTATGAACTGGTGGCCCAGACCGTGTCGGAACGGAAGAA CTGGTGTTCCCTCATCACGGAGACTGCTGGATCCTTGAAGGTTCCTGCTCCTGCCTCTCGCTCCAAACCCCGGCCCAGCCCCAGCAG CACCCGAGAGCCCCTACTCAGCAGCTCGGAGAACGGCAACGGCGGTGGCCGAGAGATGCCCCCAGCGGACG GCCGGACAGAAAGGATCCTCAGCATGCTCCTGCCCTACTCCAGGCCCGGCCCCGAGGGCCAGCTCGCTGCCAAAGCCCTGGAGAAAG TGATGTCCCTGAAGCAGCTCCTGTTTCCCTTGGAGGAAGACAGCGGGGCGGGGCCTCCCCGTGAAGGGGACGGGGTCCCAGGGGGCGGCTCCCAGAGCCAGGACCAGACCCAGGAGATTCGGGAGAAGCTGCTCAGCCTGGAGGAGACCATGAAACAGCTGGAG gaggtggaggaggaattTTGTCGCCTGCGACTCCTCCTGTCTCAGCTCGGGGAGAACGCTGCCCCCCAGCCTGGCTGTACCTGA